The proteins below come from a single Drosophila suzukii chromosome X, CBGP_Dsuzu_IsoJpt1.0, whole genome shotgun sequence genomic window:
- the pot gene encoding uncharacterized protein pot produces the protein MNLEQGPISARRGQLGLLATLLIPILLLGGQTAAQSNYVQHGDSSNYTTNGLPEEATLDGKVTKLDDISPLIFLNRTKAALNCAAGSMQVDLKFNDPFHGIIQADYDRSSACRVSGKGALSYRLELPLKGCGTIQNPTRVFTNNIIVRFHANLEMDGDEIITIVCRYPPPVPSLPPALPAPILNPIATSSVLQPPLKSIQILMIICAIMFLTLLLLGLAVSYYCLRSRSIPVVRRLPMSMGSGSEITKLSGSSVGNISAFEGVKIPRAHAALQAVYSSSGSEGALIPSDYPSESHSEIEEIDTRSLPFSSAGSFENRAFVHETSSIYSDHYVPAQELPSANAVMTTTAMTRHSIPIQEAVAADSPKFDVQVRVKKSPPPPPSPVTSDTESVATLRPDRNNLSTIMEAYEDRESVLTMDSLPPQVETMHSQFTYVPELHPAPQVPQMIPPPVIAEPKFSVYTRTHHEVVDGRPETWSDYTDGPAPSEITDLSSEAPDMTVVDTMHYYEDEFLPAVVTSPPAVTSHTVDDVYLRTVTEKKTIEDIESHKRRVTEYKSKPRAPLPPPPPPQVDPKFDVRVRNYPSDREQQLWENFSDISSASGLTLTPKMERSELSLPPAELPAQIHDNKLKLTSPELVGNMKPIEVPPQDKDVPNWDVLIRILEEPEMSEVGNDDVSSVHNLSYDDRAKWKEIITTQSSLRTMLTEAVVREDFERIRQDTRYEHVFEPQTWDVIIRILAPPDHDDPDVEMRTPRRGKKASPQPWDTRSRRSSLPTLYEYDSDGGSSVRTIRNDPSMGGILMPGGGVGPGGGPGGPFNLQRSRRSSRTSYQTDHNDFRSMSEVTVDFGRPQMDAHPDNVSDASSYYRMQYYDDDDRRSFHRSLSHPSLARSASEFTEHWTAPEELEVEVSSPEGTPHTRRARQPLPSNQLALTGTGRTGERIVAQSQTQSEYVETHRRVYHAEKEMPLPPRKW, from the exons ATGAACCTGGAGCAAGGGCCAATTTCGGCCAGAAGAGGACAGCTGGGTCTGCTGGCCACCCTCCTGATCCCGATCCTCCTCCTCGGCGGACAGACGGCGGCCCAGTCCAATTATGTGCAGCACGGCGATAGCAGCAACTACACCACCAACGGACTGCCCGAGGAGGCGACTCTCGACGGCAAG GTGACCAAACTGGACGACATCAGTCCGCTGATATTCCTTAACCGAACGAAGGCTGCTCTCAACTGCGCTGCAGGATCCATGCAG GTTGATCTCAAGTTCAACGATCCGTTCCATGGCATCATCCAGGCTGACTACGATCGCAGCAGTGCTTGCCGCGTGAGTGGAAAAGGAGCTCTCAGCTACCGACTCGAGTTGCCGCTAAAAGGATGCGGTACCATACAG AACCCCACCCGTGTGTTCACCAACAACATCATCGTTCGGTTCCACGCCAATCTGGAGATGGATGGCGACGAGATCATCACGATAGTCTGCCGTTATCCTCCTCCTGTGCCCTCGCTGCCACCCGCACTTCCAGCTCCAAT TCTGAACCCGATTGCCACCAGCTCCGTTCTCCAACCGCCGCTGAAAAGCATCCAGATCCTGATGATCATCTGCGCGATCATGTTCTTGACCCTGCTGCTCCTGGGACTGGCTGTTTCCTACTACTGTCTGCGCAGTCGCTCCATTCCGGTGGTGCGCCGCCTGCCCATGAGCATGGGCAGTGGATCGGAGATCACCAAGCTGAGTGGCAGCAGTGTGGGCAACATCAGCGCCTTCGAGGGCGTCAAGATACCGCGAGCACACGCTGCCCTCCAGGCGGTGTACAGCTCCTCGGGCAGCGAGGGAGCCCTCATTCCCTCGGATTACCCCAGTGAATCGCACTCGGAGATCGAGGAGATCGACACAAGATCGCTGCCCTTCAGTTCGGCGGGTAGCTTCGAGAATCGCGCCTTCGTCCACGAAACGTCGAGCATCTACAGCGATCACTATGTTCCCGCCCAGGAGTTGCCGTCGGCGAATGCGGTGATGACCACCACAGCCATGACCCGCCACTCGATTCCCATCCAGGAGGCCGTGGCCGCCGATTCGCCCAAGTTTGATGTCCAGGTGAGGGTAAAGAAGAGCCCGCCGCCGCCACCATCGCCGGTAACCTCGGATACGGAAAGTGTGGCCACTCTGCGTCCGGATCGGAACAATCTGTCGACCATTATGGAGGCCTACGAGGATCGGGAGAGCGTTCTGACCATGGACTCACTGCCGCCGCAGGTGGAGACGATGCACTCGCAGTTCACCTATGTTCCGGAACTCCATCCCGCGCCGCAGGTGCCCCAAATGATTCCACCGCCAGTCATTGCCGAACCCAAGTTCTCCGTCTACACTCGCACCCATCACGAGGTGGTGGATGGTCGTCCGGAGACCTGGTCAGATTATACCGATGGACCGGCGCCCAGTGAGATCACCGACCTGTCCTCCGAGGCTCCAGACATGACGGTGGTGGACACGATGCACTACTACGAGGATGAGTTCCTGCCAGCGGTGGTGACCTCACCACCGGCGGTAACCTCGCACACCGTGGACGATGTGTATCTGCGCACGGTGACCGAGAAGAAGACCATCGAGGATATCGAGAGCCACAAGCGTCGGGTCACCGAGTACAAGAGCAAGCCGAGGGCACCGctaccaccaccaccaccgcccCAGGTGGATCCCAAGTTCGATGTGCGGGTAAGGAACTATCCCAGCGATCGGGAGCAGCAGTTGTGGGAGAACTTCTCGGACATCTCCAGTGCCTCCGGCCTGACCCTCACGCCCAAGATGGAGCGCAGTGAGCTGAGTCTGCCACCGGCGGAGCTGCCAGCCCAGATCCATGACAACAAACTGAAGCTGACCAGTCCCGAGCTGGTGGGCAACATGAAACCAATTGAGGTGCCGCCGCAGGACAAGGATGTGCCCAACTGGGATGTGCTCATCCGCATTCTCGAGGAGCCCGAGATGTCGGAGGTGGGCAACGACGATGTCAGCTCGGTGCACAATCTGAGCTACGACGACCGGGCCAAGTGGAAGGAGATCATCACCACGCAGTCCTCGCTGCGCACCATGCTCACTGAGGCGGTGGTGCGGGAGGACTTCGAGCGGATCCGCCAGGACACGCGGTACGAGCATGTGTTCGAGCCGCAGACCTGGGATGTGATCATCAGGATCCTGGCTCCGCCCGACCATGATGATCCCGATGTGGAGATGCGGACACCGAGGCGCGGAAAGAAGGCTTCTCCGCAGCCATGGGACACCCGATCCCGGCGCAGTTCGCTGCCCACACTCTATGAGTACGACAGCGATGGTGGATCGAGTGTGAGGACCATCCGGAATGATCCCAGCATGGGTGGCATCCTAATGCCTGGTGGTGGTGTGGGACCAGGCGGTGGACCTGGTGGACCCTTCAATCTCCAGCGATCGCGACGCAGCTCGCGCACTTCCTATCAGACCGATCACAACGACTTCCGGTCCATGTCCGAGGTGACCGTGGACTTTGGACGCCCCCAGATGGACGCCCATCCTGATAACGTGAGCGATGCCAGCAGCTACTATAGGATGCAGTACTACGACGACGACGACCGACGCTCCTTCCACCGCTCCCTCAGCCATCCGTCGCTGGCCCGATCCGCCAGCGAGTTCACCGAGCACTGGACTGCCCCCGAGGAGTTGGAGGTGGAGGTCTCCTCGCCGGAGGGCACGCCGCACACTCGCCGGGCTCGACAG CCCCTACCGTCGAATCAGCTGGCCTTAACCGGAACTGGAAGGACCGGCGAGCGTATTGTGGCCCAGAGCCAAACGCAGAGTGAATATGTGGAGACCCATCGAAGGGTTTACCACGCCGAAAAGGAAATGCCCTTGCCACCGCGCAAGTGGTAA